The nucleotide sequence GTAACGGGGATGACGGGAACCCTGCCCTGTTCGTCCACCCCGGTGCCGAAAATCTCTTCGAGCTGTTCCCAGCATTCCTCAACGGAGTCTTCGTCCGCCATGTCTGCCATGGAGCAGCCCGCGGCGAGATTGGGCAGGATCACCGCTTGCTCGGGGGTGGAAAGGATGTCGGCGGTTTCGGCCATGAAGTGCACGCCGCAGAAGATGATCGCCTCGGCGTCGGGCTTGGTGAGGGCCGCGTTGGCCAGCTGGAAGGAGTCGCCCACAAAATCCGCGTACTGGATGACTTCGTCACGCTGGTAGAAGTGCCCCAGGATGACGGCCCGGTCCCCGAGAGTCGCTTTGGCGGCGCGGATGCGGGCATCCAGTTCGGCATCTGTGGCCTTCTTGTACTCTTCCGGAAGCTGGCCTTGTCGCGGCGTCGCCTTGGGTGCGACGTCGCTGCTGGAGGCGCCCGGGCCGTAGGCGGGCTCGCCGGAGAGGGCTTCGGCAAGGTCGTATTCCCAGGGACCCCTGGCCAGGGCCGGGCTGCACGTGGACCCTGCGCGGGAGAGGCCCTTTTCGGCTTCTTCGCGGGTGATCAGCTGGACGGCAGTGTTGACGCTGCTCATGGTGTACTCCTGTTATCTGGCCCGAGGCCGGGCGTGCCGGTGAAGCGGTAGAGGCGTGGTGGGCGGTGTTTTCCGCCTTGGAGGTATTCACCGGTTTCTTCGATTTCCGGTGTGGCCTTGATGTGTCTGCGGAAGTTCGCGGGATCGAGTTGCCGGTCCAGCACGGCCTCGTAGACTTCGCGGACCTGGGCCAGGGTGAAGTACTCCCCCAGCAGGTGGTAAGCAATGGACCCGTAGGCCATCTTGTTGCGCAGCCGCCACAGCGCGTAGTCCACGATTGCGTTGTGATCGAAGGCGAGTTCGCCCAGCCGGTCTGCGCGGAACCACCGGACGTTCTCGGATTCGTCCGCCAGCGCAGCCTCGGTGGGTTGCACCAATGCCCAGTAGACGATCGACACCACACGTTGCGTGGGCGAGCGGTGAAGTCCCCCGAAGGCATAGAGCTGCTCGAGGTAATGCGGCGTCAGTCCGGTGGTCTCGCGAAGGTTCCGTGATGCCGCGTCCTGCAGCGATTCGTCATGGGCAAGGGGACCGCCCGGGAGGGCCCACATGTCCCTATAGGGTTCTCGGATCCTGCGGACCAACGGCAGCCACAGCGTAGGACGGCCGGATGTTTCGCTGGGACGGAGGGCGAAAATCACCGTGGAAATAGCCAACGACGGCGGTGCGAGCCGCCTCTCGGCGACGTTTGCTGAGCTGGGGTTCACGGCGTTCACCTCGCTTCGTCGCCGTCCGGTCCAGGAACCGGAGCTTTAGTTAAAGTCATGTTGACTAGAACTAATGGTACGACTCTGCGCCCGGTCCGCAAAATGCTTTACGTCACACTGCCTTCGCCGCCGCCTCCATCAGCGGCAAGGTGCGGCCTTGGATATGGCTGTTGAGCACTATCACGGAGGAACAGCGGACCACGGATTTGGTGGCAATCATGGCATCGAGCACGCGCTGCATGTCCGGATTGGACCGGGCGGCGATCCGCACCATGAGGTCGGAGTTCCCCGTAACCGTGTGGACCTCGATGATCTCGGGAATGGCGCTGAGGCTCTCAATGATGGCGTCGTGGCCGATCTCCTGGGTGATGGTGACCGAACAGAACGCCACCACCGGGAAGCCAAAGTTGGCAGGATCGGGCTGCGGGACCCAGGAACCAATGACCCCGTTTTCAATCATCCGGTCAATCCGGGATTGCACCGTCGCCCGGGCAACCTTCAGTACCCGCGAGGCCTCCAGCACGGAAGATCGCGGCGAATCAGTGAAGAAACGTACAATTCTTGCATCAAGCGCATCGACCAGCATCAAAGTTCCTGTCCCCGGGGTTCTCTACTCATCACATCGCCTAAGCAAAAAGTGATGTATCTTACAAACTGCGAGAATTATTCCACGGCTCTTGCTGCGTCGTCGACGCCGCGCCTGCCCGGCCCAAGACGCCGGCACGCCACACCCCGTATGAAATCCATAGAAGGTAGACACGTATGACAACGAAGTCCATCGCGGCTCCTGCCCCAACATCCGGCCTCGGCCATTCACTCAAGCCCCGCCAGCTCACCATGATGGGCTTGGGCAGCGCGATCGGCGCAGGCCTCTTCCTGGGCTCCGGCGCCGGCGTGCAGGCCGCCGGCCCGGCCGTCCTCATCTCCTACCTCGTAGCGGGAACACTGATCATCCTCGTCATGTGGGCCCTGGGTGAGATGGCGGCGGCGAACCCCAACAGCGGCGCCTTCTCCGTTTACGCCGAAAAAGCCATGGGCAAGACCGCCGGCGGAACCATCGGCTGGCTGTGGTGGTTGCAGCTGGTGGTGGTGATTGCGGCAGAAGCACTGGGTGCCGCCGGACTGCTCTTCTCGGTCTGGCCGGTGATCCCGGTCTGGGTCCTGGCACTGGTCTTCATGGTGGTGTTCACGGGCATCAACCTGGTGGGCGTCCGGAACTTCGGGGAGTTCGAATTCTGGTTCGCCATCCTGAAGGTGGCGGCCATCGTGATCTTCCTGCTCATCGGCGCCGCGCTGCTGTTCGGCTGGCTGCCCAACGCCACCTCACCAGGGCTCTCCGCCTTCGGCGACTTTGCGCCGAACGGCATCGGCGGCATCGCCGCGGCCTTGTTCGTGGTGATCTTCGCCTTCGGTGGCACCGAGATCGTCAGCGTCGCCGCGGCTGAAACAGAAAATCCCGCCCACAGCGTCGGCAAGGCCATCCGCACGGTGGTCTGGCGCATCCTGGTCTTCTACATCGGCTCCGTTTTCGTCATTGCCGCCATTCTTCCCGTGGGCTCGGAGGGCCTGAAGTCCCCCTTCGCCGGAGTACTCGACATCGCAGGAATTCCCGGTGCGGGAACGGCCATCACCCTGGTTGCCGTGGTAGCGCTGCTCTCCGCCTTGAACGCCAACCTTTACGGCGCATCCAGGATGATCTTCTCCCTGTCCGAGCGTGGCGAAGCGCCCCGCCTCCTGTCGAAGCTGAGCACCGCCAAGGTGCCCGTGGCCGCCGTCGGAATCTCGGTAGCCTTCGGCTTCATTGCCACCATCCTGGAGCTGCTCTTTCCGGAGAAGATCCTGCCTGCCCTGCTGAACCTCGTAGGGTCCACCTGCCTGGTTGTCTGGGGTACCGCGCTGGTGTCCCAATTCATCCTGCGGCGCCGGGCAGACCGCGAGGGCGCAGAATTGCCCCTTCGCATGAAGGGCTTCCCCTACCTCACCATCCTGGGCCTGGTCTTGCTGGGCCTAATCTTCGTGGTGGGTTTCGCCAACCCTGAGAGCGCGGGCCAGCTGGTCGGCACCTTGATCCTCATCCTGGTCATTGCCGCCGGCTGCTTCCTCAACGCCAAGGCAAAAGCGGGAAAGCCGGACCACCAGGCCAGGTAATCTACTGCTAGCAAGATTCCGGAAGCCCTGCGCAGTTTGTACTGCGCAGGGCTTCTTTGCTTATTCAACTTGTACAAAGTGTTGTGTCACCACTGAGCTTATTGCAAAAGAGCTTATGCGGTGACTAGGGTCACAACCATGACGACTCAACCAGCGCTTGCGGCCGTCGATGACGACGCCGCCCCGCTCTCCAACCATCAACTCCGCGAGCTGTACACGCTGATGGCAGCGGTCCGCCACCTGGACACTTCAGCCGTAGCCTGGCAACGCCAGGGCATCATCCCCGGGTACGCGCCTGAGCTTGGGCAGGAAGCAGCCCAGGTGGGCAGCGGTTACGCCGTGGACCTGAACCGGGACTTCGTCTTCCCCACCTACCGGGAGATGGGCGTGGCCCGGGCCATGGGCCTGGACATGGTGGGTTACATGTCCACCCACAAGGCCACGTGGCACGGCGGAATGTACAACCCCCTGGAATCCAGGTTCGCACCTATCCAGGCCGTGGTGGCGGGCTCGGTCCTGCATGCCGTTGGATGGGCCCACGGCCAGACCCTTGCCGCCGCTGACGGCGAAACCGGGGTAGCCATGACGTACTTCGGCGATGGCGCCTCATCCCAGGGCGACGTCCACGAAGCCATGAACTTCGCCGCTGTCATGAAGGCACCTGTGGTGTTCTTCATCCAGAACAACGGCTGGGCAATCTCCGTGCCCACCGAACGCCAGGTGGCCGGCGGATCCGTCGCAGCAAGGGCGGCCGGATACGGCATACCTGCACTGCAGGTCGATGGCAACGACGTCGTCGCCGTCTTCGAAGCCACCCGCTCCGCCTTCGCCCACTGCCGCCGCGGCAACGGACCCGTGGTGATCGAAGCCATGACCTATCGCCGCGGGCCGCACTCCACCGCCGACGATCCCGGCCGTTACCGGACCCTGGAAGAAGAGCGACTCGACGCCGGAGAGGACCCGCTGGAGCGGTTCAAGCAAAGGTTGCTGGCCGACGGCGTTGCAGACGAAGCCTTCTTTGCCGACGCCCAACGCAGGGCAGAGGAAGAAGCAGAAGCCATCCGGACCGGAATCCAGGACCTGGGTCCCCGCCCGGGCGCTGAAATGTTCAGCCTCGTCTTCCAGGAGCCAACTCCGGCCCTTCAATCCCAAGCCAGCGCGTGGCGCGAGGAGTCAGAACATGTCTGAGACGATCACCGAAATGCCCTCCGCCGCCGCTGAAACGGCCGGCATTGAACAACTGTCCATGCAGCAGGCGCTCAACCGCGCACTCGATGAGGTCCTGGCCGAAAACCCCAAAGCTGTCATCTTCGGCGAAGACTGCGGCCGGCTCGGTGGCGTGTTCCGCATCACCGACGGCCTCCAAGCCAAGCACGGCGAGGACCGCGTGTTCGACACGCCCTTGGCCGAGTCCGGAATCCTCGGCATGTCGGTAGGTTTGGCCATGGCCGGTTTCCACCCGATTCCCGAGGTCCAGTTCGATGGCTTCGCCTATCCGGCCATCAACCAGATCGTCTGCCAGATCGCCCGGATGAACTACCGCAGTCGCGGCACGTTGCCCATGCCCATCACCCTGCGCGTGCCCAGCTTCGGCGGTATCCGCGCACCCGAGCACCACGGCGAAAGCCTCGAGGCATTGTTCGCGCACGTACCGGGACTCAAGGTGGTTTCCCCTTCAAACCCGCACGACGCCTACCATCTGCTCAAGTACGCTGCCACGCGGCCGGACCCGGTCATCTTCATGGAGCCGAAGTCCCGCTACTGGCAGAAGGGCCCGGTGGATGTCACCTCCGCTGCCGCCGTCCCTGCCACAGCAGCGCACGACGGCGGCTCACCCGACGGCGGCAGCCTCACCGGCGCCCGCGTGGCCAGGGAAGGCCGCCACCTCACATTGGTGGCGTGGGGTGCCATGGTAGCCCGGTGCCTCCAGGTGACCGAGCTCGCGGCCGAGGACGGCATAGACATTGAAGTCCTTGACCTGCGCTGGCTCAAGCCCATTGATGCCGAAGCCTTGGCGAGGTCCGTCGGGAAGACGCGGCGCGCCGTCGTCGTCCATGAAGCGCCGCTGACCTCGGGCCTCGGCGCCGAAGTCGCCCAACTCATTACGCAAAGTTGTTTCGCAACGCTGAAGGCACCGGTGGAGCGTGTGACCGGCTTCGACGTCCCGTACCCCTCCGGCGACCTGGAGGACGAATACATCCCCAACATCGACCGCATCCTCTTTGGGATCCAACGCGTACTGGAGTACCGCCGTGGCTGAAATTTCCTTCCCGCTTCCGGACCTCGGCGAGGGCCTTATCGAGGCAACCGTGCTCGACTGGCTGGTTGAACCCGGCCAGCAAGTGGAACGCAACCAGCCGATCGTGGAACTCGAAACCAGCAAGTCCGCGCTCGAATTGCCCAGCCCCCAGGCGGGTAAAGTGGTGCGTATTCACGGGGCGCCCGGTGAGACCATCAACGTTGGCGCACCGCTGATCGTGTTCGAGGTTCCGGACGACACCGCCGGAATCGTGGGCACTGTTCCGAAGGACGAAGCACCCAAGCGCAGGGTCCGCCTGAGCGCCGTACTCGATGAGGACTGACATGATGACTGGCAGGCACACCGTGGAACAGCAGCGGCACACAGTGGAAGGTACCGACCCCGGGCTGTTCGTCGAGGTTCATGAGCCGGCTTCCGATGCCGGGCTGCGCCCCGTCCTGCTGATCCATGGCTTCTCTTCCTCCAGCAAACTGAACTGGGCCGACAGCGGCTGGATCACCACGCTCCAGGACGCCGGGCGCAGGGTCATCACCGTGGACCTGCCCGGCCATGGCCGAAGCCACTCCCCCGAGGACCTGGACTCCTACACCCCCAGCCGGATCCGTGCGGATCTCCTGCAGATAGTGACCGACGCCGGTGCACGCCCCTTGCGCGACGGCGACCCTTCCACGGGACTTGATGTCATTGGTTATTCGCTCGGATCACGGCTGGCGTGGGAGTTTGGTGCCACGCAGCCCGATCTGGTCCATAGGATCGTCCTGGGCGGCCCAAGCTCAGCAGATCCGCTGGCAGCGTTCGACCTTGTGGCTGCTCAAAAGCACCTCGCTGACGGCACGCCCATAGAGGACCAGTCCACCGCGGGGCTCTTGAAGATGGCCCAGATGCTGCCCAGCAACAATTTGTTTGCCATGTTGTCGCTCATCGAGGCCATCAAGGGCGAACCTTTCGATCCTGCCGAGGCGGCCCCGCACATGCCACTGCTGCTGGTGGCCGGCGAGAAGGACGAAAGGGCTGCGACCATGCCGGAGCTTGCCTCCATTGCGGGCAAGCATGGCGGCATGGTGGAGACCTTGGTCATTCCCGGGCGCACGCACACCAATGTGATCACAAGCCGGGCCTTCAAGGACGCTGCCGCCGAATTCCTGGGCGTCTAAACCTCCCGACGCGGTACGGCTGGTCTAGCGGGCCAGCCGTTCCGCGTTGAGGCTCATGCGCTCCAGGACGCTCAATGCCATGGCGTACTCATCGATGCCGATACCCATCGAAAGATCCTGACGCGCATCTTCCACCAGCTGCTGCGCCTCGTGGTACTTCTCCCGTCCCCGCTCGCTCAGCGCCAAACGGTCATCGATCATCGTGATCATTCCCCGGCCCACCAAGGCTGCCAGTTCCCGCTCGCGCAACCGGATGTCACCGCCCCACAGTGGCTGCAGTGCCTCCTCAAGCTGGTCCGGAAGCATGGAGTGCTCGGCCAGGGTGGCAAGAGTCTGCCACTGGCGGCGCGTGAGCTTGATCCGCGCCAAGGTGCGGTCCAACTGGACTTCCAGCGCAGCGTCCAGCCTTTTGATCCAATATCCGATGGGCTTGTTCACAAGCCCATGCTTTCAGTGGAGGCCGCGCCGGGCAAGGTGTGGACGGTAGGCTTGGAAGGGCAACAAATGACGTGGAAGTGGAGCAGATGGGCATGCGTTTCAAGGACCGCGCGGAAGCCGGTCGACGCCTGGCTGAAGGACTCCCGCAGCTGAGGGAGCGACCGGACACCATCATCCTCGGGCTCGCCCGGGGTGGTATTCCGGTAGCCGCTGCAGCAGCTGCGGAACTCTACCTGCCCTTTGGCGCCCTCCTGGTGCGAAAACTGGGAATTCCCGGCCGGGACGAAACTGCGTTCGGGGCTTTGGCGTTGTCACAGGGCGAGGTGCTCCGGATCGTCAACAAACCGTTGAGAGATCTCATTCTTGCCCGCGGCATCTCCCAATCGGCCTTGGATAGCGTCGAAGCCCGGGAACGTTCGGAGCTGCTGCGCCGGGCCAAGGAATACCCGGGCACGGACCACGACCTGCGCGGGAAGACTGTTGTCCTGGTAGACGACGGACTTGCCACCGGCGCCACCATGCGGGCCGCGGTGGAAGCCGTCCGGTCGGCAGGAGCGGGCACCGTAGTGGTGGCCGTCCCGGTTGCATCGCTTGAAGCGTCGGCATCGCTCGCCCGGGTCTGCGATGTTGTCATTGCCCTGCACACGCCAGGTAAATTCCATGCTGTCGGCGCTTTCTACGGTCACTTCGAACAGCTTTCCGACGCCGATGTGGTGCGCCAGCTGGAAGGCGCGGGCGTCGCCGGGCGTCCGTAGCCGGCGTCGGACCCGGTAGCGGAGACAGGGTCCCGGCAATGACAAAATGCGGGTGCGGTCCATGGGCAAAGTCATAGGGTCGTTGCAACGCTCTGATTGATGGAGCGTTTTATGGTCAAGTTGTTCCCCAAGGCTGCGCGTACTGAGTTTCTTGATTTGGTGTGTGCGGGGATGCCTGTTCGTACTGCTGCCCGGCGTGTCGGGGCGGTGCACGCTACCGGGCACAATTGGTGGGTTCAGTCTGGCCTAATGATGACCGTGAACCGGGGTGCTACCGGAGGTCTTGCCGATCCTGCTCCTTCAGTCGGGGGCCCTGGCCGTGCGTTGGGTCTGGAAGAGCGAGGCATGATCCAGATGGGTGTGCGGATGGGCCTCAGTTACGCGAAGATCGGCGCATTGATCGGGCGGGATAAGTCCGTAGTTTGGCGGGAGGTCAAACGCCACACGAGCGCGGACGGGAAGTACTACGCCTCGGTCGCTCACGCCAAAGCGCATCAGGACAGGCGCCGTCCCAAACCCTTCAGGCTGGCCAAGGACGAGGGTTTGTGCCGGCTGGTCGGCGTCTGGATGGATGACGGGTGGAGTCCGAAGCTGATCTCCTCGATGTTGGCGTATTACTTCGGTGACGATCAGACTATGCAGGTGAGCCACGAGACGATCTACCAGGCCCTTTACGTCCAAACCCGCGGGAACCTGCGGGCGGACCTGGCCGAAAAGCTCAGCCTGAAACGCAAACAACGCATCCCCCACGGCACTGACCGGCGCGCCAACAGCCCCTATAAAGAGGCCTTCAAGATCAGCCAACGTCCCGCCGAGGTCCAGGACCGGGCAGTGCCCGGGCATTGGGAAGGTGACCTCATCATCGGCGCCAACGGGACAGCGATCGGAACCTTGGTGGAACGCTCAACCCGGTTCACGATCCTGCTGCACCTGCCAGGGGACCACACCGCGGAAACCGTTGCCGCCGCGATGATCCGGGAGATGGCCTCCCTCCCGGATCACCTGCGCCGGTCGATCACCTGGGACCGCGGCACCGAGCTGGCCGACTACGCAAAAATCCAGACCGCTCTCGATACGACGATGTACTTCTGCGACCCGCACTCGCCCTGGCAGCGCGGCACCAACGAAAACACCAACCGGCTCCTGCGGTTCTGGTTCGAGAAAGGCACTGACTTTTCAGTGCACACCCCCGAGGACATCCGCCTGGTCGCAGCGAAACTCAACCGCCGCCCCAGACCAACACTGAACCTCGAGACCCCAGCCAACCGGCTAAACCAGCTGCTACAAGCGGCCTAACCCCCAGCGTTGCTCCCACCAATTGACTTTGCCATGTGGACCGCACCCGCTTTTGTCATGTCGATGTCAGTGGTGGACGCTGTACCCCAGCGGACGTCCCCGGGTTTCCTTCGCGAGGATCACGCCAACGGCGGAGATGATGCAGAGGCCCATGATGTAGAGGCCAACCGAACCGGACCACTTGGTGGCATCCAGGAGCGCCTGGGCAATCAGCGGCGCGAAAGCTCCACCGAGGATGGCACCAAGGGCATAGCCGATGGAGATGCCCGAGTAGCGCACCTGGGCCGGGAACATTTCTGCGTACATGGCCGACATCGGACCGTAGGACAGGCCCAGGCCGATCGTCAGTACGAACAGCGCAGTCCCGTAGAGCAGGATGTCCTTGGTGTCGATGAGGGCGAACATCGGAATCATCCAGGCAAAGACCAGGCCATAGCCGATCAAGAACGTCTTCACGCGGCCGATCTTGTCTGAGAGCCAACCGCCCACCATGGTGAAGATGAGCCAGCCGAAGGAAGCGATGGTGGTGGCCAGGAGAACCTGTGGCAGCGGCATCTTCAGGGCCTTGGTGGCGTAGGAGATGAAGAACGCAATCAGCAGGTAGCCTGCTGCGTTGTTGGCGATGAAGATCAGCGCAGCGAGGACAACTTCCTTCTTGTTCCTGCGGAAGAGTTCACCCAGGGGAGCTTTGCTTTCAGCCTTTCGCTGGGCAAGTTCCTTGAAGACGGGGCTCTCGCCGACCGCGCGGCGGATCAGGTAACCCACCACGATCAGAACAACGGACAGCAGGAAGGGCACACGCCAGCCCCAGGCAGAGAAGGCCTCCTTGGACATTCCCGACTGCAGGAAGAAGAGCAAACCGGTAGCCAGGATCATTCCGATGGGCACACCGATCTGCGGGTAGGCACCGAAGAGTCCACGCTTCTTGATCGGTGCGTGCTCCACGGCCATGAGGGCAGCACCGCCCCATTCACCGCCGGCGGAGAAGCCCTGGACGACCCGCAGGAAGATGAGCAGCACAGGTGCCCAAAGCCCGATCGTTTCGTAGGTGGGCAGGACACCGATCAGTGCGGTGGCAGCTCCCATCATGACCAGCGTCATGACGAGTACGGCCTTGCGACCCATCTTGTCGCCAAGGTGCCCTGCGACGAAGGCTCCGAGAGGACGGAACAGGAAGCTGATTCCGATGGTGGCAAAGGACAAAAGCTGGGCCACTCCCGGGTTGGACTTCTCCAAGGGAGAGAGGAACAAAGGCGCCAGCAGCGTCGCAGTGAGCTGGGCGAAGATGAAGAAGTCGTACCACTCGATGGTGGTGCCCACCAGGGTTCCGGCCAGGACCCGGCGCTCTTCGCGCTTGCTGCTTGGGCCTGACGGCGAGTCGACAGTGGAAGTTGCGGTCATTGAAACTCCAGGGATGTGTGACAGAGCGATGCGAGACGTGCATTAACCGACAGAACGGTCAGTTAGGAAACAATACTACAGCCTGTGACCCAAAGCACAGCCCCCACGCCGCGCCGCCAACATAGGATGGTTCGCATGAATCCAAGCAGCGGCGTCAAGGGCCAGCCGGAAGCCGGGACACAGGTCCCGCCGTCGCAAACGCTCTCCCGTGGAATCAGGGCACTGGAGATCCTCGCCGCCGCCGATCGGCCGCTCACCATTGGAGAACTCACAGAAGCACTGGGCGTGCACCGCTCCGTGGCCTACCGGATACTCAGGACCCTGGAAGACCATTCCCTGCTGGTTCGCGACGACTCCGGACGCGTCCAGCCCGGCCCCGGCCTTTCGGTCCTGGCCAGCGGCGTCTCACGGAACCTGCAAACCGCTGCCCTCCCCGAACTCACACAACTGGCAAACACCCTCCACATGACGGCCTTCATCGCCGTTTGGGACCACCAGGAATGTGTCACCCTTGTCACCGTCGAACCACGGCACACAGGCGCGGCGCTCGCCCAGCACCCGGGCAGCCGTCATCCCGTCAGCACAGGTGCCCCCGGTATTGCCATCCAATCCAC is from Paenarthrobacter nicotinovorans and encodes:
- a CDS encoding NUDIX hydrolase codes for the protein MNAVNPSSANVAERRLAPPSLAISTVIFALRPSETSGRPTLWLPLVRRIREPYRDMWALPGGPLAHDESLQDAASRNLRETTGLTPHYLEQLYAFGGLHRSPTQRVVSIVYWALVQPTEAALADESENVRWFRADRLGELAFDHNAIVDYALWRLRNKMAYGSIAYHLLGEYFTLAQVREVYEAVLDRQLDPANFRRHIKATPEIEETGEYLQGGKHRPPRLYRFTGTPGLGPDNRSTP
- a CDS encoding Lrp/AsnC family transcriptional regulator; this encodes MLVDALDARIVRFFTDSPRSSVLEASRVLKVARATVQSRIDRMIENGVIGSWVPQPDPANFGFPVVAFCSVTITQEIGHDAIIESLSAIPEIIEVHTVTGNSDLMVRIAARSNPDMQRVLDAMIATKSVVRCSSVIVLNSHIQGRTLPLMEAAAKAV
- a CDS encoding amino acid permease — translated: MTTKSIAAPAPTSGLGHSLKPRQLTMMGLGSAIGAGLFLGSGAGVQAAGPAVLISYLVAGTLIILVMWALGEMAAANPNSGAFSVYAEKAMGKTAGGTIGWLWWLQLVVVIAAEALGAAGLLFSVWPVIPVWVLALVFMVVFTGINLVGVRNFGEFEFWFAILKVAAIVIFLLIGAALLFGWLPNATSPGLSAFGDFAPNGIGGIAAALFVVIFAFGGTEIVSVAAAETENPAHSVGKAIRTVVWRILVFYIGSVFVIAAILPVGSEGLKSPFAGVLDIAGIPGAGTAITLVAVVALLSALNANLYGASRMIFSLSERGEAPRLLSKLSTAKVPVAAVGISVAFGFIATILELLFPEKILPALLNLVGSTCLVVWGTALVSQFILRRRADREGAELPLRMKGFPYLTILGLVLLGLIFVVGFANPESAGQLVGTLILILVIAAGCFLNAKAKAGKPDHQAR
- a CDS encoding thiamine pyrophosphate-dependent enzyme; the protein is MTTQPALAAVDDDAAPLSNHQLRELYTLMAAVRHLDTSAVAWQRQGIIPGYAPELGQEAAQVGSGYAVDLNRDFVFPTYREMGVARAMGLDMVGYMSTHKATWHGGMYNPLESRFAPIQAVVAGSVLHAVGWAHGQTLAAADGETGVAMTYFGDGASSQGDVHEAMNFAAVMKAPVVFFIQNNGWAISVPTERQVAGGSVAARAAGYGIPALQVDGNDVVAVFEATRSAFAHCRRGNGPVVIEAMTYRRGPHSTADDPGRYRTLEEERLDAGEDPLERFKQRLLADGVADEAFFADAQRRAEEEAEAIRTGIQDLGPRPGAEMFSLVFQEPTPALQSQASAWREESEHV
- a CDS encoding alpha-ketoacid dehydrogenase subunit beta, coding for MSETITEMPSAAAETAGIEQLSMQQALNRALDEVLAENPKAVIFGEDCGRLGGVFRITDGLQAKHGEDRVFDTPLAESGILGMSVGLAMAGFHPIPEVQFDGFAYPAINQIVCQIARMNYRSRGTLPMPITLRVPSFGGIRAPEHHGESLEALFAHVPGLKVVSPSNPHDAYHLLKYAATRPDPVIFMEPKSRYWQKGPVDVTSAAAVPATAAHDGGSPDGGSLTGARVAREGRHLTLVAWGAMVARCLQVTELAAEDGIDIEVLDLRWLKPIDAEALARSVGKTRRAVVVHEAPLTSGLGAEVAQLITQSCFATLKAPVERVTGFDVPYPSGDLEDEYIPNIDRILFGIQRVLEYRRG
- a CDS encoding biotin/lipoyl-containing protein, translating into MAEISFPLPDLGEGLIEATVLDWLVEPGQQVERNQPIVELETSKSALELPSPQAGKVVRIHGAPGETINVGAPLIVFEVPDDTAGIVGTVPKDEAPKRRVRLSAVLDED
- a CDS encoding alpha/beta fold hydrolase, giving the protein MMTGRHTVEQQRHTVEGTDPGLFVEVHEPASDAGLRPVLLIHGFSSSSKLNWADSGWITTLQDAGRRVITVDLPGHGRSHSPEDLDSYTPSRIRADLLQIVTDAGARPLRDGDPSTGLDVIGYSLGSRLAWEFGATQPDLVHRIVLGGPSSADPLAAFDLVAAQKHLADGTPIEDQSTAGLLKMAQMLPSNNLFAMLSLIEAIKGEPFDPAEAAPHMPLLLVAGEKDERAATMPELASIAGKHGGMVETLVIPGRTHTNVITSRAFKDAAAEFLGV
- a CDS encoding MarR family transcriptional regulator; translated protein: MNKPIGYWIKRLDAALEVQLDRTLARIKLTRRQWQTLATLAEHSMLPDQLEEALQPLWGGDIRLRERELAALVGRGMITMIDDRLALSERGREKYHEAQQLVEDARQDLSMGIGIDEYAMALSVLERMSLNAERLAR
- a CDS encoding phosphoribosyltransferase; this translates as MEVEQMGMRFKDRAEAGRRLAEGLPQLRERPDTIILGLARGGIPVAAAAAAELYLPFGALLVRKLGIPGRDETAFGALALSQGEVLRIVNKPLRDLILARGISQSALDSVEARERSELLRRAKEYPGTDHDLRGKTVVLVDDGLATGATMRAAVEAVRSAGAGTVVVAVPVASLEASASLARVCDVVIALHTPGKFHAVGAFYGHFEQLSDADVVRQLEGAGVAGRP
- a CDS encoding IS30 family transposase, coding for MVKLFPKAARTEFLDLVCAGMPVRTAARRVGAVHATGHNWWVQSGLMMTVNRGATGGLADPAPSVGGPGRALGLEERGMIQMGVRMGLSYAKIGALIGRDKSVVWREVKRHTSADGKYYASVAHAKAHQDRRRPKPFRLAKDEGLCRLVGVWMDDGWSPKLISSMLAYYFGDDQTMQVSHETIYQALYVQTRGNLRADLAEKLSLKRKQRIPHGTDRRANSPYKEAFKISQRPAEVQDRAVPGHWEGDLIIGANGTAIGTLVERSTRFTILLHLPGDHTAETVAAAMIREMASLPDHLRRSITWDRGTELADYAKIQTALDTTMYFCDPHSPWQRGTNENTNRLLRFWFEKGTDFSVHTPEDIRLVAAKLNRRPRPTLNLETPANRLNQLLQAA
- a CDS encoding MFS transporter; its protein translation is MTATSTVDSPSGPSSKREERRVLAGTLVGTTIEWYDFFIFAQLTATLLAPLFLSPLEKSNPGVAQLLSFATIGISFLFRPLGAFVAGHLGDKMGRKAVLVMTLVMMGAATALIGVLPTYETIGLWAPVLLIFLRVVQGFSAGGEWGGAALMAVEHAPIKKRGLFGAYPQIGVPIGMILATGLLFFLQSGMSKEAFSAWGWRVPFLLSVVLIVVGYLIRRAVGESPVFKELAQRKAESKAPLGELFRRNKKEVVLAALIFIANNAAGYLLIAFFISYATKALKMPLPQVLLATTIASFGWLIFTMVGGWLSDKIGRVKTFLIGYGLVFAWMIPMFALIDTKDILLYGTALFVLTIGLGLSYGPMSAMYAEMFPAQVRYSGISIGYALGAILGGAFAPLIAQALLDATKWSGSVGLYIMGLCIISAVGVILAKETRGRPLGYSVHH
- a CDS encoding IclR family transcriptional regulator translates to MVRMNPSSGVKGQPEAGTQVPPSQTLSRGIRALEILAAADRPLTIGELTEALGVHRSVAYRILRTLEDHSLLVRDDSGRVQPGPGLSVLASGVSRNLQTAALPELTQLANTLHMTAFIAVWDHQECVTLVTVEPRHTGAALAQHPGSRHPVSTGAPGIAIQSTMTEERWQQVGAGNPYRPEAHEARRVGYATSHDEVVAGLSSIAAPIKVPGGRPAAIAVVYIRLDQDADAVGKALAASAARIESQLA